A window from Nycticebus coucang isolate mNycCou1 chromosome X, mNycCou1.pri, whole genome shotgun sequence encodes these proteins:
- the SERPINA7 gene encoding thyroxine-binding globulin isoform X2, producing MERSFFLRDASGFLNMCYYLPSKMSLFLYLILLVLGLHVTIHCAPLNSPEGKITTCHSPQQNATLNKMSSINADFAFNLYRRLTLETPDRNIFFSPVSISAALAMLSFGACSSTQTQILQVLGFNLTDTPMAEIQHGFQHLICSLNIPKKELELQVGNAIFIGKQLKPLAKFLDDAKILYETDVFSTDFSNVSAAKQEINSYVEKKTKEKVVGLIQDLKLNTIMVLVNYILFEAQWAKPFDSSKTEDSSSFLVDKTTMVQVPMMHQMGQYYHLMDMELNCTVLQMDYSKISLALFVLPKQGQMEWVEAAMSSKILKKWNRLLQKGWVDLFVPKFSISATYDLKAMLLKMGMQDAYAENANFSGLTEDNGLKLSSLLPKTIPISSGDHQHSFSPHRLPTRLCCTLVKRGLKL from the exons atggaaaggTCTTTCTTTCTGAGAGATGCAAGTGGCTTCTTGAACATGTGCT ATTATCTTCCTTCCAAAATGTCACTGTTCCTCTATCTGATTCTCTTGGTACTCGGGCTTCATGTGACAATCCATTGTGCACCACTTAACAGCCCTGAAGGCAAAATAACCACCTGCCATTCACCCCAACAAAATGCTACTCTCAATAAGATGTCATCCATCAATGCTGACTTTGCATTCAACCTGTACCGGAGGCTCACTCTGGAGACCCCAGATCGGAACATCTTCTTTTCCCCTGTGAGCATTTCTGCAGCTTTGGCCATGCTTTCCTTTGGGGCCTGCTCCAGCACCCAAACTCAGATCCTGCAGGTCTTGGGGTTCAACCTCACAGATACTCCAATGGCAGAAATTCAACATGGTTTCCAGCATCTGATCTGTTCACTAAACATTCCAAAGAAGGAACTGGAATTGCAAGTGGGAAATGCTATCTTCATTGGGAAGCAGCTGAAACCACTGGCAAAGTTTTTGGATGATGCCAAAATTCTCTATGAGACTGATGTCTTTTCTACTGACTTCTCTAATGTTTCTGCAGCCAAGCAGGAGATCAACAGTTATGTGGAgaagaaaaccaaagagaaagTTGTGGGCCTAATCCAAGACCTCAAACTGAACACCATCATGGTCCTGGTGAACTATATTCTCTTTGAAG CCCAGTGGGCAAAACCTTTTGATTCATCCAAGACAGAAGACAGTTCTAGCTTCTTAGTGGACAAGACCACTATGGTGCAAGTGCCCATGATGCACCAGATGGGACAATATTATCACCTTATGGATATGGAACTGAACTGTACAGTGCTGCAAATGGACTACAGCAAGATTTCTCTGGCACTATTTGTCCTTCCCAAGCAGGGACAGATGGAATGGGTAGAAGCAGCCATGTCATCTAAAATACTGAAGAAGTGGAACCGTTTACTGCAGAAGGG ATGGGTTGACTTGTTTGTCccaaagttttctatttctgccaCATATGATCTTAAAGCCATGCTTCTGAAGATGGGAATGCAGGATGCCTATGCTGAAAATGCTAATTTTTCTGGACTCACAGAGGACAATGGTCTGAAACTTTCCAGT CTCCTCCCAAAGACTATTCCTATTTCTTCAGGGGACCATCAGCATTCGTTTTCTCCCCACAGGCTGCCCACAAGGCTGTGCTGCACATTGGTGAAAAGGGGACTGAAGCTGTAG
- the SERPINA7 gene encoding thyroxine-binding globulin isoform X1 produces the protein MERSFFLRDASGFLNMCYYLPSKMSLFLYLILLVLGLHVTIHCAPLNSPEGKITTCHSPQQNATLNKMSSINADFAFNLYRRLTLETPDRNIFFSPVSISAALAMLSFGACSSTQTQILQVLGFNLTDTPMAEIQHGFQHLICSLNIPKKELELQVGNAIFIGKQLKPLAKFLDDAKILYETDVFSTDFSNVSAAKQEINSYVEKKTKEKVVGLIQDLKLNTIMVLVNYILFEAQWAKPFDSSKTEDSSSFLVDKTTMVQVPMMHQMGQYYHLMDMELNCTVLQMDYSKISLALFVLPKQGQMEWVEAAMSSKILKKWNRLLQKGWVDLFVPKFSISATYDLKAMLLKMGMQDAYAENANFSGLTEDNGLKLSSAAHKAVLHIGEKGTEAVALPEVRLLDQPEKTLFYPTIRFDRSFMLMILEKSTRSILFLGKVVDPTEV, from the exons atggaaaggTCTTTCTTTCTGAGAGATGCAAGTGGCTTCTTGAACATGTGCT ATTATCTTCCTTCCAAAATGTCACTGTTCCTCTATCTGATTCTCTTGGTACTCGGGCTTCATGTGACAATCCATTGTGCACCACTTAACAGCCCTGAAGGCAAAATAACCACCTGCCATTCACCCCAACAAAATGCTACTCTCAATAAGATGTCATCCATCAATGCTGACTTTGCATTCAACCTGTACCGGAGGCTCACTCTGGAGACCCCAGATCGGAACATCTTCTTTTCCCCTGTGAGCATTTCTGCAGCTTTGGCCATGCTTTCCTTTGGGGCCTGCTCCAGCACCCAAACTCAGATCCTGCAGGTCTTGGGGTTCAACCTCACAGATACTCCAATGGCAGAAATTCAACATGGTTTCCAGCATCTGATCTGTTCACTAAACATTCCAAAGAAGGAACTGGAATTGCAAGTGGGAAATGCTATCTTCATTGGGAAGCAGCTGAAACCACTGGCAAAGTTTTTGGATGATGCCAAAATTCTCTATGAGACTGATGTCTTTTCTACTGACTTCTCTAATGTTTCTGCAGCCAAGCAGGAGATCAACAGTTATGTGGAgaagaaaaccaaagagaaagTTGTGGGCCTAATCCAAGACCTCAAACTGAACACCATCATGGTCCTGGTGAACTATATTCTCTTTGAAG CCCAGTGGGCAAAACCTTTTGATTCATCCAAGACAGAAGACAGTTCTAGCTTCTTAGTGGACAAGACCACTATGGTGCAAGTGCCCATGATGCACCAGATGGGACAATATTATCACCTTATGGATATGGAACTGAACTGTACAGTGCTGCAAATGGACTACAGCAAGATTTCTCTGGCACTATTTGTCCTTCCCAAGCAGGGACAGATGGAATGGGTAGAAGCAGCCATGTCATCTAAAATACTGAAGAAGTGGAACCGTTTACTGCAGAAGGG ATGGGTTGACTTGTTTGTCccaaagttttctatttctgccaCATATGATCTTAAAGCCATGCTTCTGAAGATGGGAATGCAGGATGCCTATGCTGAAAATGCTAATTTTTCTGGACTCACAGAGGACAATGGTCTGAAACTTTCCAGT GCTGCCCACAAGGCTGTGCTGCACATTGGTGAAAAGGGGACTGAAGCTGTAGCTCTCCCTGAAGTCAGACTCCTGGATCAGCCTGAAAAAACTCTCTTTTACCCTACTATCCGATTTGATAGATCCTTCATGCTCATGATTTTGGAGAAAAGTACCAGGAGCATTCTATTTCTAGGGAAAgttgtggacccaacagaagtgTAG